The Desulfatibacillum aliphaticivorans DSM 15576 DNA window TCGACGATGGTGGCGTCTATACCAAGCACTGCACTGCTGAGAACGCGAGCTAGCAAGTTGGTCTCCTTGTTCGATTTTTAAAACGGATGAACTATCATAACAGAATCTGATAAAAATTCAAATATATTTGTAATGTATTCGTAAAAAATTACACGGTAGGTCATTTGTAGACCGTAAATTAAGGAGGCGTTTATGTTGTGCCAATCATGCCGGCGGGAAACCCCGGACGACGACGGCTGCTAATTGAATGGCAAATGGCTGTGTGAAAAGTGCGCATGGAAGCAGGGGCTTTTTCCCCTGAGCCGCGCCGGCGCCAGGCGGGACAAAATTTCGGAACGGGGGCGGGTCCTTACCCTGCCTGAACCTGCAGAGCGATAAGGGGCGGTCAGCCAACGATGCGGGCGGTGATTTCGGAAGAAAAAAGAGGCCTCCATAAGGCTTGACCTGAATGGGAACAGGTGTTAAATAGGGATAGGTTTTTGTTTTTCTAAGGGTTTTACGTTTCGTGAATCCTTAAACAGCCGTAAAGGCTGGAATTCGCCTTTGGCGAAAACAGCTCCCACGGGAGCATAAAATATAGCAACAAACGCCACTGAAAAGGCTTGAGACCGGGACTCAAATACGACTCGGCAATATAACATTATGCAACGATATCAACACACGGTAGCCGGCGAGGCCCGTTGTAAAGGAGTTGGGTTGCATTCCGGCAGGGAGGTGGAACTATCCATCAAACCTGCGCCGCCCAACCATGGAATCCGTTTTTCCCGCATTGACCTGCCTAATCGTCCAACCATTTGCGCAATTTTCAAAAATGTCGTGGATACAAGTTTGGCGACGGTCATCGGCGGGGAAGGGGCCATCGTCTCCACCATTGAGCACCTGATGTCCAGTTTTGCAGGCCTGGGCGTGGACAACGCCCTGGTGGAGATCAATTCCTACGAACTGCCCATCCTGGACGGCAGCGCCGCCCCTTTCGCGCGCATGATCACAGAGGCGGGCCTTAAAGAGCAGGATAGCCCTAGATATTACTTTATGGTGCGCCAGCCTATTCAGCTTGCGGAAAACGGCAGATCCGTGACCATTTATCCGGACGAACAGGCGCGGGTGACGTGCAACATTGACTTTCCCCATCCGGCCATGGGCAAGCAAACGGTTTCCATCACCCTTTCGGGAAACGCCTTTGAAGAGGAAATCTGCCGGGCGCGGACCTTCGGGTTTCTTCACGAGCTGGAGTTCATGAAGCAATGCGGTCTGGCCAAAGGCGGAACCCTGGACAACGCCATTGTCCTGGATGAGGAAAAAGTGATCAACGAAGAAGGCCTGCGCTTCGAGGACGAGTTCGCCCGCCATA harbors:
- the lpxC gene encoding UDP-3-O-acyl-N-acetylglucosamine deacetylase, with translation MQRYQHTVAGEARCKGVGLHSGREVELSIKPAPPNHGIRFSRIDLPNRPTICAIFKNVVDTSLATVIGGEGAIVSTIEHLMSSFAGLGVDNALVEINSYELPILDGSAAPFARMITEAGLKEQDSPRYYFMVRQPIQLAENGRSVTIYPDEQARVTCNIDFPHPAMGKQTVSITLSGNAFEEEICRARTFGFLHELEFMKQCGLAKGGTLDNAIVLDEEKVINEEGLRFEDEFARHKLLDCLGDFSLLGIPILGHVVTHKSGHAFNHAFLEKFFQEKDCWETTTLIAQEKAVMQA